The proteins below come from a single Ailuropoda melanoleuca isolate Jingjing chromosome 1, ASM200744v2, whole genome shotgun sequence genomic window:
- the GPR160 gene encoding probable G-protein coupled receptor 160 isoform X1, with the protein MTALSSENCSLQYQLHQANQPLDGNCLLFLIILGKILLNILTLGMRRKIIYQNFMEYFCISLAFIDLLLLVNISIIFYFRDFVLLGIRFTKYHICLFTQIISFTYGFLHYPVFLTACIDYYLNFSKTTKLAFKCQKLFYFFIVILIWISVLAYVLGDPAVYHSLKAQSIYSYQCPFYSSTQSYWLSFAMVGILFMAFLTSWSEVTALVQAVRMTSYMNETILYFPFSSHCSYTLSSKKTLLPKFIICFLGTWLPFVLLQVIILLLKVQIPAYIEMNIPWLYFVNSFLIATVYWFNCHKLNSRDIALPVDPFVSWKCCFIPLTIHNLEQIEKPISIIIC; encoded by the coding sequence ATGACTGCCCTTTCTTCAGAGAACTGCTCTCTTCAGTACCAGTTACATCAAGCAAATCAGCCTCTAGATGGTAACTGTCTGCTATTCTTGATTATACTTGGGAAAATATTACTGAATATCCTCACACtaggaatgagaagaaaaatcatcTACCAgaattttatggaatatttttgcatttcacTAGCATTCATTGATCTTCTACTTTTAGTAAACATTTCCATTATATTCTATTTCAGGGATTTTGTGCTTTTAGGTATTAGGTTTACTAAATACCACATCTGCCTATTTactcaaattatttctttcacttacGGCTTTCTGCATTATCCAGTTTTCCTGACAGCTTGTATAGATTATTACCTGAATTTCTCTAAAACCACAAAGCTTGCATTTAAgtgtcaaaaattattttatttctttatagtaattttaatttggatttcagtCCTTGCTTACGTTTTAGGAGATCCAGCTGTCTACCACAGCCTGAAGGCACAGAGTATTTATTCTTATCAGTGTCCTTTCTACAGTAGCACTCAGAGTTACTGGCTGTCATTTGCCATGGTGGGGATTTTATTTATGGCTTTTCTAACCTCTTGGTCAGAAGTTACTGCTTTGGTACAGGCTGTTAGGATGACTTCCTATATGAATGAGACTATcctatattttcccttttcatccCATTGTAGTTACACTTTGAGCTCTAAAAAAACGCTCCTGCCCAAGTTCATTATCTGTTTTCTCGGTACCTGGTTACCATTTGTACTGCTTCAAGTAATTATCCTTTTACTTAAAGTACAGATTCCAGCATATATTGAGATGAACATTCCGTGGTTGTACTTCGTCAATAGCTTTCTCATTGCTACAGTTTATTGGTTTAATTGTCACAAGCTTAATTCAAGAGACATTGCATTACCTGTGGATCCATTCGTCAGCTGGAAATGCTGCTTCATTCCACTTACAATTCATAATCTTGAGCAAATTGAAAAGCCTATATcaataataatttgttaa